Below is a window of Ahaetulla prasina isolate Xishuangbanna chromosome 1, ASM2864084v1, whole genome shotgun sequence DNA.
tcacaaTAATATGATGTAACATTTTATATAACTTTATgtacatttcaaaaatatttcacaatctgaatattttaagatttttgttttatttccacGTCATTTTTACAATACCTTTCTCAGTTATTTGGACTGTTATTTATTAACAGTTTTGTTACTGCATccattatcttttcttaatattaTACTAAAGTAAATCAAAATATATAGAACCTGCAAAGTATTCTAAAGATAGAACTGTTCAAAGCTTCTGCAAGAAGTGCTGAACATTGCACAGGAGTTCATATAAAACCCTCGGCTTTGAAATACCAAAGCAACTGTATTGTTGGCAAGCTTTGTGGAACTGCTTCAAAGATTGTTTTTATCTGTCTCACTACTCATGAAAATAGCCGCAAGAGTCTTACAGTTTGATCATTTGGAAAGAAGTGTTGAATATGTTCCTTAACAGATTAAAATTCAGTTGCTGTACTATAGAATATTAGTTGCCTGCATTTTTGTGTCTAATAAAGGGGATAACTGATGTCTTGAagttatagaggtagtcctcgacttagaaccacaGTTGTGCCCAGAATTTTGGTTGTATGTGATTGCTGTCATTCAGCAAAGTACGCACTTTGCTCAGCGATCACAATCCAAGCTCTCCCCATTGCACTCATTAAACAATTTTGTGGGGGTGCTCAGGGTGGGGGAAGCACTGGGAGGCCCAGTGCTCATCAGCATCTGGAAACCTGCCTAGGGTTGGGAGGCATTGGCCAGCTAGGCTACCAGCATACAGACTCTATTCCCTGCCTTACCATACTGGTCCACTTATCTTTCCATCACTTCACTTATCCTGCACATGAGTTCCATTCTTATGATGGCTCAGAAGGGTTCTTCTCCAAACCATCATGAGAATGATGGCATTTGCTAAcaatttctgcttctgaaaagaaaatacaaatccaGCATTCTGAAAGGCTCTGAACCTCAGTATTTCAGAATGCTGAGACTTGGCATTTAGTGTTTTATCCTCCAGAATCTACTTCTTTCACTAATATCCTCCTCTCCAGAGGAGAAAATGCTAGTCAAGCTGGCATCTGCTCAGAGCCTTTTAGAATATCAACTGTGTTAATGTTTTGTCAGACTTGGAAGTCTTCTTATTTAACACAGGAGCGGAATCCCCTCCCTGCACTAAGCAGAAAAGAAACCCCTCTGCACACTGAAGGAACAAGTCTAAATCAGTTGTCTCCTTTTTTCCCAGAAATCTTAAATGGCAATTGCAAGGTCACAGGGGATAACTGTGACCTTGGCAACTCATAAATGTGAACAGGTTGCCAAACTCCTGAAATGCGGTCATGTGAGCTGGGGGGAAGgtggatctgcctaatgaccgggtgggcggggctaggtagtcatgtgactaggtgggcatggcctactcaaTGTCATCTTGCcaacctctactcgcccctcccctcccagccactccatgCCtctccgcctgggctccttagggccccaacaggaagagtTATTGGAGCTTAAGCAGCCatcaggagaaagagttggcaaaacagctcagttcagattggatctgactgagaaggaggcccagcagaagcacctcactgaggactaggagcataggctttccaaacagatggaagacctgcaggagtgcaaggccaggtactggcgcctggaggctcagtgggctgagatggtcagccagttctaggccatgatgcagtcccactggaacaaggccctccggctcttcaccaccagcgacaCTTCCCTCCAGCGTTCactcaaagccccgcaccaggaggtcaAAGCAGAccgcaagtcagaatttctgcccccctccaaccctcacaaaaagaccccgaagggggagactctctgcagcaacacaaatgttcatcgcacatatctgtcccagggggctgtagtttgaggacccctgatttagggcaatataaaaaatgcaaataatttttttgtggaccaccaaaattttctcatggatcaccagttggtgaccagtcTAGGCAGTGTCCAAAAATCGGATACAATTGAACAGAAGAATACAAATAAACCTAGATCTACTCATTGATATTTTATCAACCACTATGACATCTTATCAGGGAAATCTATCAATATGGGTTGCTTTGTAACCTAATTAGGTTTCTGCTCCAGTTTCTTTGCACTTTTAAGATGAAATGCTGCAATTGCCATATTTTCTGAGAAAATGACCTGTTTGTCACATtgtgttttctttaattttttacaCACAATTTAACAGTAGAGTACTTGGCTGTATAAAGTGTGCCTAGCCCAACAATATTATGTGTTACCTTTTGGTGATGCGTACCTATTCCTCTTCCCTTATATTTTTATCATCTTTCTGTGGAGATTCAGATCAAATaatgcaagattcatttttcagtAACTCATTTCACAAAGATTAGGTATTTGTTGTTTAAAGTGAGACTTTCATCTTCCCTTTAATTTTGTGTATGTTAAGCATACTTGGCTATATTGCAAAGATTTGAAGTATCTTGGTGATAACTAGTTCATTATTGCAAAAATAAGGACAAGATGAACAAGTTCAACAAAGACACAGTAGGTTTTCTACAATCCCTGCACAGCtcacatttaaaaaatgaaccaAGCATATCCCTAGTACTAACTAATATTCAATAAGAGCTAAATATAGTGCATGCAAGTCCACAAATTTACAACATCTATTATTagaattctattccactatttgtcCATCAGTTCAAAATAGCAGCACTCTTTTACCCCCTTTTTCCTCCCAACAACTTGGTCAGGTTGATTGGATTGAGAAAGTGATTGCTCCAAAACCACTGAAGTTCAATGACTAACTGTGGACTTGAACTTGGGTCTCCCCATTGCCATTCCAATACCACACTGGCTCACCTCTTGCCATACAGTACTGTTAGTTCCATTAGAATGCCCTACTAACATTTTCTAGTACAATAAAAGACTATTTTCTAACTTAAATAGCAATGATGGAGTTAGATTCCCCTTAACAGTGAGATAATTGCACCCTTTTCCATTGTATATGAAGTTCCTTTCTCAGCAAGACCATTGTTGGCTGTTTGTGATTAATCTGTAAACTGCTctattttgggctcaaatgtctTGACAGTTTGACATAGCTTCTGTGATGATTTAGTAAAGTTGTCACCATTAAACTGGTAATTcttgtttttatctttaaaatgctTCGATTGAAAATCATTGAAAACATGACCTAATTCCATCCCCAAAATGCCTAAGTCCCAGAGCATGTCATTCAAGGTGAGTGATATAAGGATAAGTAGTATCATTCACTGGCTCATTTTTAGGTCAGTGTATAAAAAGCATTTGGTATAGATTTCAAAACTAATTTCTTGAGGAGAAGGAAGTGTAGGAACAGAGAAACTTCTTATATCTTTGTTTTCAGTTATATCATGTGAAAGCACAAACCCACTGAATAGTAAaatgaaaagttttttttcttggctTATCTGTGGACAGAGATTTCTTAAATTGGATTACACTAATTAGTATTGGAATGACGTAGTATAGATCCAGCTTTAATTATTTGAAATTGAAACAGTTTCTCCTTTGTATAGAAGGGAGGACCACAAATAGTTGCATATCTTATTTACCAATAATCTTTTATTAATGtgattttttcaaaaaacaaatctTGATTTGAAAAATGTATCTGCACTTTTTCAATTTTGGGCTGAGGAAGATGGAAGAACTAAATAAAGTCCTGACCAGAGGGATGCCCCTTTGAATCTTCAAGGCCTGAGTGGTGGCGTATCTTTCCAATTCTACTCTTAACCCTTTTCAAAGAAGGGGTGGTTTGAGAAGCTTGGTACCACCAGCGTTGTGAAAAAGATGGCGGTGATGAAAATCAAGTTTAACCAGAAGAAAAGAGTAAAACTAGCACAAGGATTATGGCTCATGAATTGGTTTTCAGTGTTTGCTGGAattgttgttttttctatggGACTTTTCCTGAAAATTGAACTCAGGAAGCGAAGTGAAATGATGGACAATTCTGAAAGCCACTTTGTGCCCAACTCTTTCATACTGGTAGGTCTACTTGCCTCTGTATCCAATGCTCTTGCTGGCAAGATATGCTACGATTCCCTGGATCCTGCTAAATTTGAAAAGTGGAAATTTTTCTTGAAATTCTATTTAATCATATGTGTAATTTTTaatgtcttcatttttttaattgcttttatttgcTTTCTGATGAGGGGTTCTCTTGACAGTACACTAGCAGAAGGGTTAAAAAATAGTATGAAATTCTACCGTGACACAGATACTCCAGGAAGATGCTTCATGAAGAAGACAATTGATATGCTCCAGATTGAGTTCAAATGTTGTGGAAATAATGGTTACAGAGACTGGTTTGAGATTCAGTGGATCAGCAACCGATACTTAGATTTTGGTTCCAAGGAAGTGAAAGAGTAAGTAGTTGaaagaaaattaattttgttGTATGGTTTTTGCCTTTAAATCTTGTCTTTAAATGTCATTCAGATTATTTTTTGGAAGTACTATTGTGAATGGCAAACTAAGATCAGCAATGAAGagtaatataaattattatttaaattgattttaattaagGAAGCCACCATTTCAGACTTTCAGATGTATAACTTAACTGATTAGTTTTCTTTTCCCAGTAATAATAATACCATAATATTATAACTTTAACAATGAATTATTTTAGTATTTCACTACTCCTTTATAATTTATGGTTCATCCATTTACTATATTGTTGTTTAGCTATCATGCCTGCTTTTCCCCTAAAAACAAAGTAATTGAATAAATACATCAGAATTcagttaaaaaaacccacatgcCACTCACTTTTATTTGATACGGATTATGCAGGGAAACCTCTTCTTTGAAGATTGACATTTATCTTGACCTCTGTTAAATCACTCTGTAGCTATTCTTGGCTTTCTCCTCTAGGTGGATAAATGGATTTATAGAGCTCTACATATGTACACATGCTCAATACATACTTCTTTTGCCCTTGAATGTATAAAATTGAATCCACATTCACATTTCTAAAGTATCTTAACTGTGAACTGCATCAGTGGTTTTGTTTGCACTGAATTCAGTGGGATTTGTGATTAAATAGATATATAAGAAATACATAGAATTTCACTGTTAGTGAAATTATAGGCAGCATTATAGGCAGCTTGAGGAAGTTTGTTGTGATTAATGCAAATCCCATTAGTTCCAATAGCACTTAAATACGTAGATGGAGATCCAGTACTGAAGTTCTGAATTTAATAGATAAATCCTCACTGAAATATACTTAAATACATTTAACAatctattctgttaaataacagagttagaataacaaagttaggagggaccttggagatcttcatgTCCAACTccttactcaggcaggaaaccctacaccatttcaaacaaatggttatccaatctcttcttaaaaacttccagtgttggagcatccacagcttctagaagcaagtcatttcactattaattgttctgtcaggaaatttctccttatttctaggttgcatctctccttgattagctttcaTCTGTTGTATgtcattgtatattgtatatctgAATACCTTTTCATAATTTCTTCTTTAGTAACAAATATGAATTATTAAAGGTGCAAGCAAAATAAAACCTTTTGGTTTTGCTTGTGGCAATTTTTCACTCAAATATTGTAgtccaattaaataaatagcaattttatttgtattttgataTTTTATGCTGAACAAATATATGAATGGGAACCATTCAAATTATGTCTTGATATAAATAACTACATGGAAAAGTATAATGAGATGTCCACTATGCTGGCATTATCTGAAGATTTAGAGCTTGAGTTTAATCCATCCACAGGAGGACAGTACGTGAGAAATAAAACGAGATTACATTGTCAGACAGATGTGTAATActgtactatttttaaaaatggtgataTAATTTCAGGTATAAAAGTAGTCTCACTATCTAAATTGAATTCCCAGGAGTTTTTAGTTTGGATTCATACAGTACTTGCATTATCAAGTACAGAATGTATTTGAATGTCCCAGGGACATTATCCAGTTCTTACTGAAATCAGCAGGAGACTGAGTGGAGATAAGGATATCTAATTAGTGTATAATACTTTGGAGATTATAAATAGTCAGGATTATCTTCAGGAAAAGGGGTCTTTTAATCACTTTCAGAATCCTCAGGTGATAATAATTTACAATTCAACAGACAAGCACTTGCCACATAAcaccttaacaattgttgataagaaagacaaaagagtAGGAATAGTGGACATTGCAATAGTTGGAgatagtagaagagaagagaaagaactggagaaaaatcacaaaatacaaagacctgccaataaaagtagaatgactgtgacaaaagaaagcaaggatagtactagtaataggtgccttgggtgcaactcCAAAACacttggagcaccacttgaacagcaTTTGGTATTGACAAAATTGCagttagtcaattgcaaaaagcagctttatttggaacagctaaTATCCTGCCACAATACCTTCAATATCTCTGGAAGCACTCAATAAGTTGATAAcattgccaaatccagtctaaacatcttgcAACCAGTATAAtagtaatttattaaacttgcatGCTATCATCTTTCTACAACCCCGAGTGTCTCACAACAATGTAAAACATTACAATAcaatcaataaaatataaaaaagaacaagaaaaaatggcAAGCACATTGAACTAAGGGACCTAATTCTCCCTTTGTAATGGTCAAGGTGAAGACCCAGATTAGAGACATGCCTTTAAAGATGTAAACAGGATTGCTGCTGGCCATGATCCATACAACATAATTCAAGAGGCTGTCCCTTGTAAATGGAATTGTATTTTGTTTCATTAGTACTCAATTTGTTTGATATTTCACATATCACTcatgaaacaggaaatgattatgtCATGCCCAAGTACAATTCCATTTCTCTAATGTAACACTTGCCTTATTTAGGCATTATGCCTAAAAGTGAAGAAATATGAGATCATCTCTCCTTCAGATTCTGATTTGTGTCCCATTTTTCAAAGCAGCCAATGAACTAAATGCTATCCGTCAATACTATTCGATTTTGGGTTTGCAAAATTATGCAGAAAAAGTGTAAAAGGTAATAAGCAAAAGAAGCATGAGAAGATAAAAACAAACTTAAAACTAGTTTACACTAACACTATTCAGTAGAAGATCCACCCTTGTTTCCATCATGTCCATACATCTATTCATACATTACCTTTTGTTCTTGACAGTTCTCTTTTTGAGTGTCTCATAAATTCCATCCATCCAACTCTAAGACTTTGCTGGTCCTTCTAACTACTCATTTActctttatatagttattttgtaATTTGATTATCATTCATTCTCTCTATATGATCAAACCACAGTAATTTTTTATTCACACCTGATTCACTCATTCTCTAGTTCTTTTTTTATCCAATTTTCTTCTACGAAGCTTTCCTGAATGTTCAGATACTCCAAAGACATTTAAGAGATCTTCATTCTGTTTTAGAAATTCTAGACAGAAACCTGAAACATTATCGCTGCTctttttgcttattttcttgcagacatttcattatcttatccaaactagataacataatcagtgctagaagtactgagctacaaacattctcctttatcagTAAGATAGAAACTTCTCTGTGGCTCTTTCCAGCATGTATATTTTTCACCTAATTGAGCCATTGCAGTTTCATTTGAATTTCCTTCCACCAGCAGGCAGAGATATTATCAAAGAAGTTGACTTGATTCAGAATTTAACTGATGAGCTGTTTGCATTTACTCCAATAATTACTTATGTACCCAAAGTATTTCCCAATGTTTAATGGTATTTTAAACTGGACAAAACATCTAAACCTGTTAATATCCTTTAGTTAAAGGCTTTTCAATAGTGGGCATACCTGAAATAATCACTCTTCCAATTTTGAACAAAACTCTAATGATTTCATCAGATTAATAAAGAATTAACATTATAAAAATTATCTGATCATGATACTGTTTGTTCCTACATGACATATAAaatagttattattttttttgtatatCAACAATTACATCCCAGCCTTGTTTAAAATGAACAAATACCAAATACCTTTACTGCCTTGTGTTTTTCTCTGACGTTTTATTAATTACTTCTATCTAGTCCACCTAGAATCCTGAGACAGCTCAGTAGTGTTGGAAGAACTAGTTAGTAGTTGGAGAAGAAATCCCGATCTATAGACCAGACTTAGGGAGTATAAATCTCCTGGAAAATGACAATGGGAAACTACTTTCTAGATTGTTGCCAAGCAAAAGCATGGACACATCTGTATAACTCACAAGATAGTTATCTTCTCCAATCAACAGAAATGTAGTACAAATAATTGTAtaatttttacaggtagtcctcaacttacaatcacaattgagcccaaaatttatgttgctgaacaagaaagttaaatgagttttggccagttttatgaccttttttgccacagttattaagtgaatcgctgcagctgttcagttagtaacacagttgtgaagtgaatctggccttcccatcgactttgcttgtcaaaaggtctcaaaaggggatcacatgaccagacacagcaatagtcataaatatgagctggttgccaagcatctgaattttgatcatgtgaccaggggcatgctgcaatggtcgttagtgTGAAAAGTAAGATATAAGTGACTttattcaatgctgttgtaacctcAAACAGACACTAAATAaaagattgtaagtcgaggactactgtatatCATTCTTTGATGATTACTAAAATCTTTCCTTAACTCCCCTCCTTTGATAATCTACATTTCAGTATTTATTATTCAACAGTATGCTCCCATTGCCTCCCACTCCCATTACTGTCCATAAAGCAGTACAGAACTATAGCATTAAACAATGTTCATTCCCATTTTCAACAGTGATATTCTTTGTCAGAACATTTTTGGATTCTCAGGAAcaatttggaggaggaggaggaggaggagacatttTTTGACAGTTCTTTAGCTCCAAGTCTTCAAGTTTGAGTTGGTTATTAATCAATAGCATTTGAATTTGAATAAAAATTTATCTTGAAGCAAAATATTCTTCAACATTGGGGATCAATATGATGGGACTGGCAAGTAGCCCTTAATTCTTGTATTAATATGCAATCAACAATTTTTCACAGTAAATTGagcattttcttttaattatttaaaaaaaaactacctttttttaaaaaaatgtatttttgtgtgAAGTTTACATTCTGCCTTTCATGCaggtctcttctcttccattttccACCACAGCACTAAAACCCTGTGAGGCAAGCCAAAGAGAAAGCAATTTGCTCAAAGTAATCCTGTGAGGATTTGACCCTGGCCTTCTTGGTCCTAGTCTAACATCTTAATATTTCATTCCCTTTTAACACAAATTAATTCCTCATTAGCATATAAATGTGCCAAACAGTTCCCCGTTTTTTCATTTGAAGCTTGCTGGCAACATACATCCAAAAGCAGAAGGCTGTTCTCAATgaagctcaaaaaacaacaaccaggtgTTTTAAATGAGAAAGATCATATCCAGATGTTCTGAGAAAAATGCAAACTAATTCACATGCTGCAAATGAAACCAGTGGAGGTAATGTTGCTCCATCCTTCTTAGTGGCTGTTCCTAAGTACAGATTTGTTCTTATTCATTTACAGTCGCATTAAAAGTAACGTGGATGGCAAATACTTGGTGGACAGCGTtcccttcagctgctgcaatccaaGTTCTCCACGACCATGCATCCAGTACCAGGTTTCTAATAATTCAGCTCACTACAGTTATGACTACCAAACAGAAGAACTCAATCTATGGACTCGTGGCTGCAgagaggctctgcttaattactACAGTGGCATAATGATCTCCATGGGAGTGGTTGTCCTCTTTGTCTGGCTTTTTGAGGTAATGCAATTGGCAAGCTAATTTTTTTTGGATTTTCAGAATCATAATGAATATTTCTCACATCAAATATCATTTTTGGTGGAAAATATTGCAGAGTTATACAGGTACCAGCCTTGATTAGATTTATTGTGTAGAATAATTGCCATTTTGTAGAAAATGTTGCAGGGTTATACAGGTATCAGCCTTGTTTAGATTTTTTTGAGGGAAAGATAGTTTTCAGAAGGGATTCTCTCCTTCCCCCATCTATACTATACTACATGGACATCAGGTTTGACACAGTTGCCGTGTTAAATCCGATTATGTTATGCTACGTAACAGGAGTGGGGAAGAATTTCCTTTAGTGTGGTAAAGATGAGATAATTTAATTGGGTCGAAAATACTTTATTGATCCTAATCCCGTCTCCTCTACAATATTAGAAGTGTTTTAGATTTATGCAGgccattctctctccttccttcctttctttcctcagtCAGAATTCATCTGCCTTGCTTTGGTCCTATAGGATGAAAGCTGAAGTGGACCTTTTTCTTATGAAAAAAACCTGATGTATGTTGGGATATCTTGGAATATACATAGATCCATACCTTCTTCTAGGGCTCCATTTGCCAACTTGATGACATAGCCCCAGTTCCCATTTTTCCCTCAACTCTCCATTTTTGACTGGGCCTCGTGTTACTTATGTGGATATTAAACAAAAATATGCATTTCTGAATAGTTAGGATATTCATTTTCaacttaaataatatttattatttaagtttCTTGGGAAGCTCATTCAGCCAATGGCTCTGGCCAGtgtacaaaagttaaaaacagagaaaacaaTACTTTAACACTACAAATAACAGGTGGTCATATTGGGAGAGAAAAGGAACTGTTAACACATCTTCCATAGTGGATACCCTGTggaaaaagccaggtcttcaaatTTTCTTGAAAGCCCTAAGATAATAACTTTTGTGGAAGAGATGCTACTCCATAATAAAGAAGAATAACCTTATGACCTCTGGGCAATATAAGATGGTGCTGCTTAATAGAGAGGACCCAAAGCACAGCAACCCTCTCAAAATGGATGATTAGGCAAAAGCAACTGGAGAAAGATGGTCTCACAAATGTCTGACACAGTACAAGATGTCATGTGCCTGAATGAGAAGACTGAGATCTAAGAGGCTTTAAAGTCAATAAAGTATTTttaataaagtgtgtgtgtgtgtgtgtgtgtgtgtgtgtgtataacataATTGTAATTATTCTGATATTATTAATAAGTTCCAACCTCATTGTATTAATCAGTGAATATAAATATTACCTTAAGGAGTAACAAAAGACAAAGTATTCGTTCTAATTGATATGGATGGTTTGGGATTTGAAtgttatgaaatattttaaatagactTAAAACCATGTATATGCCAAGGTATAGTCACAAGTACTACAAATTGTGACtcttgaaaatttattttttcctgattgctctcTAAAAAACAAATACAGATCCCTAACATGTCAGTGGCTTTTTTTCTACTGTTAACAACTTATTTAAAATTGTCCCTTTATTGACTAATAGGTTAAACACATTTGTAAACAGCAAGAGTCTAGATTTATCTCTAAAAAACGACATTGCAGATTTAGTTAGAAGGTATTAACTGTAAGATACTATGCTAAAACTTACTAACCTCTACTTAACTTGCTATCTCCAGATGCCATTAAAAGATTTGCCAAAGTAGATtacaaattgatttaaaaaaaaatcagcagaattggactattcaaaattacaatggcaagcTGAATTTAGGATCAGAACATCTGATAAATTGTCTACCAATTTAACTGTCTTCAGGATTTGTAAAACATGAAAAATTTATGTAGAGTCTTATATGTCTGCCTTTGCAACAGGGTTCCCAAGTttctatatatatgtttttctttttatttcttttatgattttgatttgatttttatgatTGATTTTTACTTAAACTCTGTGTTTGTTTATTCTAGTTCAAAACgattgttttattagaataaagaaaaaaataaaggccataatacatttatattttatctgtagATGCATTGTTCTAGAATGTTTTCACTTATAGCTGACCCTTGAGAAAGTTTGCAGTATGATCTAAGAAAATTGATTTCAAAGCTATGTATTCTCACAACCAGGGAAACAGTTGCAGTCAAAGCTTTCTTCTCTAAATTCCCTAAATCACTTATTGCATAGCTACCATAACTCTGTTAGGAAAATCTaggaatattaaaaatgaaagataATGAAAGATCCATGCACACTCCTAAAATATATGCTTTTTTTGAAGCATATATATATCTACACGAAAATGAAATACCCTCTGACCATCCAGATTATTCCAAGAGTTTTTCTTGGGAAACCTAAGTAATTACTATATGCTTCCTTATTATGGGATGCAAGTCTATTTTTCCTGCCTCAATTTGAAGCACTGATTCTTGTTTTACATACTTAAGTAGTTTTAATCTTGACTGCCTTCAAGGTAGCTGATTCCCTATGAGTTTCATATCAAATGTTTATGAAAAAAGCAGAAGTTATCCACAAAGAAAGAAACATGTAGATGTAATAACTTTCCATTTACAAGAAAGAGTTTAACAGAAGAAAAATTTACAATTACAAAATGAAATTTCAAATTAGTTGGAGAAGCCAGCTGTTGTATCTTCACTAAGGCGTGATAATAGTAACATTCCTTGTTATATCTTTATTAGTGTAAGATAGTAGCAATTTGGTATAAAACTTATCTGTTTTACCGGGGAATCAATGGAAGTTAGGATGCTTAGGGAGTTTACAAGTTGCCAGTTAATCCCGATAATGAACATTGTAAGCTTTGTGTTGCAAAGCTAAATGGTTATACATCCTCCAGGTTTTGATATAGCACCCTTTTAGCCTGGTCAGTCAGCAGAAAATACAATAAGGTAGTGGTCTTTAATTTATTTCCTCTAGTTGGGTCCATAACCAGGCATAATCATTAAAATCTATGGTAGTAGCCCCAGTTGGAAGAAGGTAAGTTTCAACCAGTATGATTATGGTGGTATAGGGCACAATAATCAGTACAGTAGTCCTCGTTTAACTATCATTCTTTCGGTAGCTGTTTGAAATTGTGATGGCTGAACGAGTGGAACTTAACACCAGTCCTTGAAATTCCAgatgttgcagtgtccccatagtCACAAttgagaagcttggcaactgacatacaATTATGAAAGTTGCaacatcctgtggtcacatgataaccatttgcaacctttactgctggcttctgaaaagcaaagcctGCATGACGTGACCAGGTCACATTGCATTTAACAGCTGCCTGGGATTTTCTTAATGGATGCCATTGGAAGTGTCAGAGCTGCAGTTGTAAATCTGTACTATCATGTGACATCACACTTTATGATAGCATCACGTAGTGACAGAAATGCCGATTCCAGTTACcaccattaagcaaggactacctgtatgtactgTTCAAGTTATAAATGGGTAATTTTAAACTTAAGCTAATATCACATATTCC
It encodes the following:
- the PRPH2 gene encoding peripherin-2 → MAVMKIKFNQKKRVKLAQGLWLMNWFSVFAGIVVFSMGLFLKIELRKRSEMMDNSESHFVPNSFILVGLLASVSNALAGKICYDSLDPAKFEKWKFFLKFYLIICVIFNVFIFLIAFICFLMRGSLDSTLAEGLKNSMKFYRDTDTPGRCFMKKTIDMLQIEFKCCGNNGYRDWFEIQWISNRYLDFGSKEVKDRIKSNVDGKYLVDSVPFSCCNPSSPRPCIQYQVSNNSAHYSYDYQTEELNLWTRGCREALLNYYSGIMISMGVVVLFVWLFEILIMIGLRLLHTSLENITNPEDPECESEGWVLEKSLKDTFKSTLENLKNIGKGNQVNTESEDEGAKTQAVATVS